A window of Polaribacter litorisediminis contains these coding sequences:
- a CDS encoding YhdH/YhfP family quinone oxidoreductase yields MKKETFKALVVEEKEGIFTRGIKSRFISDLPEGDLLIKVHYSSLNYKDALSASGNKGVTRNYPHTPGIDAVGTVVTSKSNKFKAQDKVIVTSYDLGMNTDGGFGQFISVPENWAVRLPETLSMKEAMIIGTAGFTAAMSVLKLTETVKPADGEVIVSGATGGVGALSISILKKLGYQVAGITGKESGREYLKNLGTDTIIMRNDFESLAPKPLLKPVFAGGIDTVGGVILENIIKSTNPMGVITCCGNVASPKLNLTVFPFILRGISLIGIDSQNYPMSHREFLWHKLSKDWKLEKLENTCTEISLNELTEKIDLMLIGQLKGRTIVNMQA; encoded by the coding sequence ATGAAGAAGGAAACGTTTAAAGCATTAGTAGTAGAAGAAAAGGAAGGTATTTTTACTAGGGGGATAAAATCAAGATTCATAAGTGATTTGCCAGAAGGAGATTTGTTGATAAAAGTGCATTATTCCTCTCTAAATTATAAGGATGCGCTATCTGCAAGTGGTAATAAAGGGGTTACTAGAAATTATCCGCATACGCCAGGCATTGATGCGGTTGGAACCGTGGTAACTTCAAAATCGAATAAATTTAAGGCTCAGGATAAAGTAATCGTTACCAGTTATGATTTGGGAATGAATACAGACGGAGGATTTGGTCAGTTTATTAGCGTGCCTGAAAATTGGGCGGTAAGGTTGCCCGAAACTCTTTCCATGAAAGAGGCGATGATTATAGGAACGGCAGGTTTTACTGCCGCGATGTCGGTATTAAAACTCACAGAAACTGTAAAACCAGCAGACGGAGAGGTTATTGTTTCTGGCGCTACAGGTGGAGTAGGCGCTTTAAGCATTTCTATTTTAAAAAAGCTAGGCTATCAAGTTGCTGGAATTACGGGCAAAGAATCAGGGCGGGAATATTTAAAAAATCTCGGGACAGACACGATTATCATGCGGAACGATTTTGAATCCTTAGCTCCAAAACCACTTTTAAAACCCGTATTTGCTGGCGGTATAGATACTGTTGGAGGTGTTATTTTAGAGAATATTATAAAATCTACAAATCCGATGGGTGTGATTACTTGTTGCGGTAATGTTGCTTCACCAAAACTTAATTTAACCGTATTTCCCTTTATTTTAAGAGGAATAAGTCTTATCGGTATTGATTCGCAAAATTACCCAATGTCGCATCGAGAATTTTTATGGCATAAATTATCTAAAGACTGGAAGCTAGAAAAATTAGAGAATACGTGCACAGAAATATCTTTAAATGAATTAACCGAAAAGATTGATTTAATGCTGATTGGACAATTAAAAGGAAGAACTATTGTAAACATGCAAGCTTAA
- the coaD gene encoding pantetheine-phosphate adenylyltransferase — MKRAIFPGSFDPITLGHFDIIKRGVKLFDELIIAIGINADKKYMFSLEQRKKFIEDCFQHEPKIKVVTYEGLTVHFCQKNKVDFILRGLRNPADFEFEKSIAHTNRDLAPIETVFLLTSANTSYISSSIVRDVIRNHGDYTKLVPKPVRFQ; from the coding sequence ATGAAAAGAGCAATATTTCCCGGATCTTTCGATCCCATCACTTTAGGACATTTTGATATTATTAAAAGAGGCGTAAAATTATTTGACGAACTCATTATCGCAATTGGTATCAATGCCGATAAGAAATATATGTTTTCTTTAGAGCAGCGTAAAAAGTTTATTGAAGATTGTTTTCAGCACGAACCTAAAATAAAAGTAGTTACTTACGAGGGTTTAACCGTTCATTTTTGTCAAAAAAATAAGGTAGATTTTATTTTAAGAGGCTTAAGAAATCCTGCTGATTTTGAGTTTGAAAAGTCTATTGCGCATACAAACAGAGATTTAGCGCCTATTGAAACCGTCTTTTTATTAACATCCGCAAATACCTCATACATTTCGTCGTCTATTGTAAGAGATGTGATTAGAAATCATGGCGATTATACAAAGTTAGTTCCTAAACCAGTTAGATTTCAGTAG
- a CDS encoding M14 family metallopeptidase yields the protein MKPSVPLKIIVLFSCCFLLIFCDKSSNENIDFTTRFETSKGTETPEYKDVIAYYTELSEAYSQISLFSFGQTDSGEPLHLVVYNREGIYNVDEIKDSQKNRILINNGIHPGESDGIDASMMLLRDIVQNDSIKEKYKNSIICVIPVYNVGGSLNRNSHTRTNQNGPLEYGFRGNARNYDLNRDFIKQDTKNAATFAEIFHAVDPDVFIDNHVSNGADYQYAITHLFTQHNKLGGSLGAFLQNEMRPQLETSLETKGIHITPYVNVWGTTPEAGFSQFFDSPRYSTGYTTLFHTLGLMVETHMLKPYKIRVEQTYELMFSAFDFTEENSAMIKDLRSKATEEILAKKTYPIQYKVDREKFRTLNFKGYEGEIVDSKVTNGKRLFYDKNKPFVKEVKYYDEFVVTEEITIPKAYILPQGWHDVIERLENNNIEFSTFKKDTIIAVEVNHIQDFKTRKSPYEGHYLHYNTKTSKTTENINFKEGDLYIPTDQNGVRYILETMEAAATDSFFNWNFFDTVLQKKEGYSGYVFEDLAEKILLENPSLKKQLDEKMSSDDNFAKNPRMQLDFVYKNSPHYEKAYLRLPVFKVF from the coding sequence ATGAAACCAAGCGTACCCTTAAAAATTATAGTGCTTTTTTCTTGCTGTTTTTTGTTGATTTTTTGTGATAAATCCTCTAATGAAAATATTGATTTTACCACACGTTTTGAAACTTCAAAAGGAACAGAAACTCCAGAATATAAGGATGTAATTGCTTATTATACAGAGTTGTCTGAAGCTTATAGTCAGATTTCTTTGTTCTCTTTTGGGCAAACAGATTCAGGAGAACCTCTGCATTTGGTGGTTTATAATAGAGAAGGAATTTATAATGTGGATGAAATTAAGGATTCGCAAAAAAATAGAATTTTAATTAACAACGGAATTCATCCAGGAGAATCAGACGGAATTGACGCTTCCATGATGTTGTTACGAGACATTGTTCAGAACGATTCTATCAAAGAGAAATATAAAAATTCGATTATTTGCGTCATTCCTGTGTACAATGTTGGTGGATCTTTAAATCGAAATTCGCATACAAGAACCAATCAAAATGGTCCTTTAGAATATGGTTTTAGAGGAAATGCTAGAAACTACGATTTAAATAGAGATTTCATCAAACAAGATACCAAAAATGCAGCTACTTTTGCAGAAATTTTTCATGCGGTAGACCCAGATGTATTTATAGACAATCACGTAAGTAATGGTGCCGATTATCAATATGCCATTACCCATTTATTTACGCAGCACAATAAGTTAGGGGGCAGTTTAGGTGCGTTTTTACAAAATGAAATGCGACCGCAATTAGAAACTTCTTTAGAAACAAAAGGAATTCATATTACGCCGTATGTAAATGTTTGGGGCACGACACCCGAAGCAGGTTTTTCGCAGTTTTTCGATTCGCCAAGATATTCTACGGGTTATACAACTCTCTTTCATACCTTGGGTTTAATGGTAGAAACACACATGTTAAAACCGTATAAAATTAGAGTGGAACAAACCTATGAATTGATGTTTTCTGCATTTGATTTCACCGAAGAAAATTCAGCAATGATTAAAGATTTGCGTTCTAAAGCAACCGAAGAAATTTTAGCAAAGAAAACCTACCCAATTCAGTATAAAGTAGATCGAGAAAAATTTAGAACTTTAAATTTTAAAGGGTATGAAGGCGAAATAGTTGACAGTAAAGTAACCAATGGAAAGCGATTATTTTATGATAAAAATAAACCTTTTGTCAAAGAAGTAAAATATTATGATGAGTTTGTGGTTACCGAAGAAATTACCATTCCGAAAGCCTATATTTTACCTCAAGGTTGGCATGATGTTATCGAAAGATTAGAGAATAATAATATTGAATTTTCAACTTTTAAAAAAGATACCATAATTGCAGTCGAAGTAAATCATATACAAGATTTTAAAACTAGAAAATCGCCTTATGAAGGGCATTATTTGCATTACAATACAAAAACTTCTAAAACAACAGAAAATATCAATTTTAAAGAAGGAGACCTTTACATTCCTACAGATCAAAATGGGGTGCGTTATATACTAGAAACGATGGAAGCAGCGGCTACAGATTCCTTTTTTAATTGGAATTTTTTCGATACCGTTCTTCAGAAAAAGGAAGGTTATTCTGGGTATGTTTTTGAAGATCTTGCAGAAAAAATATTGTTAGAAAATCCATCTCTTAAAAAACAGTTGGATGAAAAAATGTCTTCGGATGACAATTTTGCAAAGAACCCGAGAATGCAACTAGACTTCGTTTACAAGAATTCTCCTCATTATGAAAAAGCATACTTACGTTTGCCCGTTTTTAAAGTTTTTTAA
- a CDS encoding PASTA domain-containing protein, whose translation MSIFKFLKSKSFFKQIAIAVIGFVILFFGLKFWLNITTNHDQKIQVPYLHKLTIKEAEEKLTALNLDFKVIDSASYNPEYPKKSVIEQSPEAGDFVKEKRKIYLTLNPSKYRDITIPDLNGRTKRQAISELQAIGFIVGTEFTYVKDIGKDVVRGLRHKDKILNPNDQLPKNSIIDLVLGDGNGN comes from the coding sequence ATGAGTATTTTTAAGTTTCTTAAAAGCAAATCGTTTTTTAAACAAATTGCCATTGCCGTTATAGGTTTTGTGATCTTATTTTTTGGATTAAAATTTTGGTTGAATATTACGACCAATCATGACCAAAAGATACAAGTTCCTTATTTACACAAATTGACAATTAAAGAAGCTGAAGAAAAATTAACAGCGTTAAATTTAGACTTTAAGGTGATTGATAGTGCTAGTTACAATCCTGAATATCCTAAAAAATCTGTGATAGAACAAAGTCCGGAAGCTGGCGACTTTGTGAAAGAAAAACGTAAAATTTACTTAACGCTAAATCCTTCTAAATATAGAGATATTACGATTCCTGATTTAAACGGTCGTACAAAAAGACAAGCGATTTCTGAATTACAAGCCATTGGTTTTATAGTAGGCACTGAATTTACCTATGTAAAAGATATCGGAAAAGATGTGGTTAGAGGCTTAAGACACAAAGATAAAATTTTAAACCCTAATGACCAATTGCCCAAAAACTCTATCATAGATTTGGTTTTAGGTGATGGAAATGGAAATTAG
- a CDS encoding D-alanine--D-alanine ligase, whose product MRKNIAIIMGGYSSEVNISLKSGNVVFNHLDREKYNPFRVHILKEKWVALDDDDVEYEINKNNFSFLKGITNTIFDCVFNAIHGNPGENGMILSYLELLGIKHTSAPFYQMALTFNKRDTLSVVKEYGIKTAISVYLNQGDSIDTDQIIAKVGLPCFIKPNNAGSSYGISKAYTKEEVLQGIETAYKEDTAILIESFLDGTEVSVGVIEYKGAIKVLPITEIVSENDFFDYEAKYEGKSQEITPARISLEEKNSVETVAKKVYKVLNMSGFSRAEYILINGEPHFLEINTVPGMTLESILPQQAKEAGISLHELFDNSIQMALK is encoded by the coding sequence ATGAGAAAAAATATTGCTATTATAATGGGCGGATATTCATCCGAAGTGAACATTTCTTTAAAAAGTGGAAATGTTGTTTTTAACCATTTAGACCGCGAAAAATACAATCCTTTTCGAGTTCATATTTTAAAAGAAAAGTGGGTTGCTTTAGATGATGATGACGTAGAATATGAAATCAATAAAAATAATTTTTCGTTTCTAAAAGGGATTACAAATACCATTTTCGATTGTGTTTTTAATGCAATTCACGGAAATCCTGGAGAAAACGGAATGATTTTAAGTTATTTAGAGCTGTTAGGCATCAAACATACATCTGCACCTTTTTATCAAATGGCATTGACTTTTAACAAAAGAGATACATTGAGTGTTGTAAAAGAATACGGTATTAAAACGGCCATTTCTGTTTATTTAAATCAAGGAGATAGCATTGATACAGATCAGATAATTGCCAAAGTTGGGCTGCCTTGTTTTATAAAACCCAATAATGCAGGTTCTAGCTACGGCATTTCTAAAGCCTATACAAAAGAAGAAGTTTTGCAAGGAATTGAAACCGCTTACAAAGAAGATACCGCTATTTTAATAGAATCTTTTTTAGACGGCACAGAAGTTTCTGTCGGTGTTATTGAATATAAAGGTGCCATAAAAGTGTTGCCAATTACAGAAATTGTTTCGGAAAATGATTTCTTTGATTATGAGGCAAAATATGAAGGAAAATCACAAGAAATAACGCCAGCTAGAATTTCATTAGAAGAAAAAAATAGTGTAGAGACAGTTGCTAAAAAAGTGTATAAAGTTTTAAATATGTCTGGTTTTTCTAGAGCTGAATATATTTTGATAAACGGAGAACCACATTTTCTCGAAATTAATACGGTGCCAGGAATGACGTTAGAAAGCATTTTACCGCAACAAGCTAAAGAAGCAGGAATTTCATTACATGAATTGTTTGACAATTCCATTCAAATGGCTTTAAAATAA
- a CDS encoding lactonase family protein codes for MKKITLLFALILLFSCQKSKMKEEIVTNFFVGTYTNGDSKGIYKYELSTEGKLRQIGLMAATSNPSFLAKSTDNKTLFTVDEANEEGTGFVKSYRIEKDSLLLISKSKSGGAHPCFITVNDKNQVLVANYSGGNVGFLQANISGKLSPLLHVQQHTGKGTTDRQTAPHAHSTWFHPAKKEIISVDLGSNELWFSTIDTTKKELVFTDQKTLQMAEGAGPRHLTFHPNHQWIYVLNELNNTVSLVKEKEGRYYVDTAISMIPEGYAEYTKGADIHISKDGQFLYASNRGHNSIVIFKINAENGSLNLVGFEPVKGGNPRNFSLSPDNKFLLVANRDTHNMVSFKRDEFTGKLTFVDEVTAPDPVCILF; via the coding sequence ATGAAAAAAATAACACTATTGTTCGCTTTAATACTCCTTTTTAGCTGTCAAAAATCAAAAATGAAAGAAGAAATTGTTACTAATTTTTTTGTTGGAACTTATACCAACGGAGATAGCAAAGGAATTTATAAATATGAACTTTCTACAGAAGGAAAATTAAGACAAATAGGTTTGATGGCAGCAACCAGCAATCCTTCTTTTTTGGCGAAAAGCACTGATAATAAAACGCTTTTTACGGTTGATGAAGCAAATGAAGAAGGAACAGGTTTTGTAAAATCATATCGCATAGAAAAGGATTCGCTTTTATTGATAAGTAAATCAAAATCAGGTGGCGCGCACCCTTGTTTTATAACGGTAAATGATAAAAATCAGGTTTTAGTTGCTAATTATTCGGGAGGAAATGTAGGTTTTTTACAAGCAAATATTTCAGGTAAATTATCACCTTTATTGCATGTGCAGCAACATACAGGTAAAGGTACAACAGACAGGCAAACGGCGCCTCATGCGCACTCAACATGGTTTCACCCTGCTAAAAAAGAAATTATTTCTGTAGATTTGGGAAGCAACGAATTGTGGTTTTCTACGATTGACACCACTAAAAAAGAGTTGGTTTTTACCGATCAAAAAACATTACAAATGGCAGAAGGTGCAGGACCAAGACATCTTACGTTTCATCCCAATCATCAATGGATTTATGTTTTAAACGAACTAAATAACACGGTTTCTTTGGTGAAAGAAAAAGAAGGTAGGTATTATGTAGATACAGCTATTTCTATGATACCAGAAGGATATGCTGAATATACTAAAGGCGCAGATATTCATATTTCTAAGGACGGTCAGTTTTTATATGCATCCAACCGAGGGCATAATTCGATTGTTATCTTTAAAATAAACGCAGAAAATGGAAGTTTAAATTTGGTCGGTTTTGAACCAGTAAAAGGAGGGAATCCTCGTAACTTTTCTTTATCTCCAGACAATAAATTTTTGTTAGTAGCCAATAGGGATACCCATAATATGGTTTCTTTTAAAAGAGATGAATTCACCGGTAAGTTAACTTTTGTAGATGAAGTTACGGCTCCAGATCCTGTTTGTATCTTGTTTTAA
- a CDS encoding RluA family pseudouridine synthase, whose amino-acid sequence MQENDSRDLENDDLYEHYRFTANVGQEPLRVDKFLMNFIENATRNKIQQAAKAGNIFVNDLVVKSNYKVKPKDVVKVVLAYPPAENLLVAEAIPLDIVFEDDTVIVVNKPAGMVVHPGHGNYSGTLVNGLIHHIENLPTNSNERPGLVHRIDKDTSGLLVVAKTEFAMAHLSKQFFDRTTERFYYALVWGNVEEDEGRIEGNIGRSLKNRLQMAVFPDADFGKHAVTHYKVLERLTYVTLVQCKLETGRTHQIRAHFKHIGHTLFNDERYGGDDILKGTTFTKYKQFVHNCFKVLPRQALHAKTLGFTHPKTGEFMQFNSEVPQDITDCLEKWRTYSENSKEEF is encoded by the coding sequence TTGCAAGAAAACGATTCTCGAGATTTAGAAAATGATGATTTGTATGAACATTACAGATTTACAGCAAATGTTGGTCAAGAACCTCTGCGTGTTGATAAATTTTTGATGAATTTCATAGAAAATGCTACCAGAAATAAGATACAACAAGCTGCGAAAGCTGGAAATATTTTTGTAAATGATCTTGTTGTAAAATCGAATTATAAAGTAAAACCTAAGGATGTTGTAAAAGTAGTTTTAGCGTATCCGCCAGCAGAAAACTTATTGGTTGCCGAGGCTATTCCTTTAGATATTGTTTTTGAAGATGATACTGTAATTGTAGTGAATAAACCTGCCGGAATGGTGGTGCATCCTGGTCACGGAAATTATTCTGGAACCTTAGTAAATGGCTTAATTCATCATATAGAAAATTTACCTACGAATTCTAATGAGCGCCCTGGTTTGGTGCATCGAATTGATAAAGACACGAGCGGATTGTTAGTGGTTGCTAAAACCGAATTTGCTATGGCACATTTATCAAAACAATTTTTTGACAGAACCACAGAACGGTTCTACTATGCCTTAGTTTGGGGAAATGTTGAAGAGGATGAAGGCCGCATTGAAGGAAATATAGGTCGAAGTTTAAAAAATCGTTTGCAAATGGCTGTCTTTCCTGATGCCGATTTCGGAAAACATGCCGTAACGCATTATAAGGTTTTAGAGCGCTTAACTTATGTAACTTTGGTTCAATGCAAGTTAGAAACAGGGAGAACGCATCAAATAAGAGCCCATTTTAAACATATTGGTCATACCCTTTTTAATGACGAACGTTATGGAGGTGATGACATTTTAAAAGGAACAACCTTTACAAAATACAAACAATTTGTTCACAATTGCTTTAAAGTGCTTCCAAGACAAGCTTTGCATGCAAAAACTCTCGGTTTTACGCATCCTAAAACTGGAGAATTTATGCAGTTTAATTCAGAAGTTCCTCAAGATATTACAGATTGTTTAGAAAAATGGAGAACGTATAGTGAAAATTCTAAAGAAGAATTTTAA
- a CDS encoding pyridoxamine 5'-phosphate oxidase family protein — MKYLFVLFFVFLFASCDTAPKPIKKGIKEIAKEIMRDAKNCALITIDSVGIAHARTMDPFLPEEDFTVWMGTKPKSLKVQQIQKNKNVTLYYFDTKTGSYVTLQGTANSVNSEMEKEKYWKTAWKNFYKNKTTDYLLIKFTPKKATIISEKYSILGDTITWKAPQLNLN; from the coding sequence ATGAAATATTTGTTTGTTCTCTTTTTTGTTTTCCTTTTTGCTAGTTGCGATACTGCTCCAAAACCCATTAAAAAGGGGATAAAAGAAATAGCAAAAGAGATTATGAGAGATGCAAAAAATTGTGCACTCATAACGATCGATTCTGTAGGGATTGCACATGCAAGAACTATGGATCCTTTTTTACCAGAAGAAGATTTTACGGTTTGGATGGGTACAAAACCAAAAAGTTTAAAAGTACAGCAAATACAAAAAAACAAAAATGTAACCCTGTATTATTTTGATACTAAAACGGGTAGCTATGTTACTTTACAAGGCACTGCAAATAGTGTGAATAGTGAAATGGAAAAAGAAAAATATTGGAAAACAGCCTGGAAAAATTTTTACAAGAATAAAACAACAGATTATCTATTGATAAAATTCACTCCCAAGAAAGCGACTATCATCAGTGAAAAGTATTCTATATTGGGAGATACAATTACTTGGAAAGCTCCTCAATTAAACTTAAATTAA